One window of the Syngnathus typhle isolate RoL2023-S1 ecotype Sweden linkage group LG21, RoL_Styp_1.0, whole genome shotgun sequence genome contains the following:
- the guca1a gene encoding guanylyl cyclase-activating protein 1 → MGNTTGSTVDDLQAVEMHLWYKKFMTECPSGQLTLHEFKQFFGLRGLDTEANAYIEQMFRTFDMNKDGYIDFMEYVAALSLVMRGKMEHKLRWYFKLYDVDGNGCIDRHELLNIIKAIRAITGNENQEVTAEDFTNSVFDRIDINGDGELSLDEFVAGARSDEDFMEVMMKSLDLAHIVAMIHSRRHSV, encoded by the exons ATGGGCAACACCACGGGCAGCACGGTGGACGACCTGCAGGCGGTGGAGATGCACCTGTGGTACAAGAAGTTCATGACGGAGTGCCCGTCGGGTCAGCTCACCCTGCACGAGTTCAAGCAGTTCTTCGGCCTGCGCGGGCTGGACACGGAGGCCAACGCTTACATCGAGCAGATGTTCCGCACCTTCGACATGAACAAG GACGGCTACATTGACTTCATGGAGTACGTGGCGGCGCTCAGCTTGGTGATGCGTGGCAAGATGGAGCACAAGCTGCGCTGGTACTTCAAGCTCTACGACGTGGACGGCAACGGCTGCATCGACCGACACGAGCTGCTCAACATCATCAAG GCCATTCGCGCCATTACGGGCAACGAGAACCAGGAAGTGACGGCTGAGGACTTCACCAACAGCGTCTTTGACAGAATCGACATCAACGGTGACG GCGAGCTGTCGCTGGACGAGTTTGTGGCGGGCGCTCGCTCCGATGAGGACTTCATGGAGGTGATGATGAAGAGTCTGGACCTGGCGCACATCGTGGCTATGATTCACAGCAGGCGACACAGCGTTTAA
- the orc5 gene encoding origin recognition complex subunit 5: MSSSWLQQQRHPGYEEESLRRVAEQLPCREPQAGMLLSLMGEPKHFSLPCIFIYGHRASGKSHVVNVLLKELEMPHATVSGAECISATLLFQQVLLSFFGEDAVGALPRSPSLSDFVRVYKQRCSRATAEQTRYIVLEKAELLRDMDANLLSALARLQELVEDNVSVLLLSELVWDTFRPNTGCLEPLLLHFPEYTKAELHQILSRDSHPTYSADFYASYIHILLGVFYAVCRDLRELRHLAALNFTKFCEPVGEGKATESDTHKLWRHVEPHLKKAMQTVYLREVSSLEWEKMQEVEMEASPLRGLSAHSHVELPFYSKFLLIAAYLASYNPARTDKRFFVKHHGKIKKTNFLKKNEKTSNHLLGPKPFPLDRMLAIFYSVVDSRVAPTASIFSQISSLVTLQLLTQVSHADQLDAPKYKCAVSMDFICAISRTVNFDIIKYLYDFL, translated from the exons ATGTCGTCGTCGTGGCTTCAGCAGCAGCGGCATCCAGGCTACGAGGAGGAGAGTCTGCGGAGGGTGGCCGAGCAGCTACCGTGTCGGGAGCCTCAAGCCGGAATGCTGCTGTCTCTCATGGGAGAG CCTAAGCACTTCAGCTTGCCTTGCATCTTCATCTACGGTCATCGTGCCTCAGGGAAAAGTCACGTGGTGAATGTTCTTCTGAAGGAACTGGAG ATGCCTCACGCCACAGTCAGCGGCGCCGAGTGCATCTCCGCCACCCTGCTCTTCCAACAAGTCCTCCTGTCCTTCTTTGGCGAAGACGCAGTCGGCGCTCTTCCCCGCAGCCCGTCGCTTTCCGATTTCGTCCGCGTCTACAAGCAGCGTTGCTCACGGGCCACCGCTGAGCAGACGCGTTACATC GTTCTGGAGAAAGCAGAGTTGCTGCGAGACATGGATGCTAACTTGCTCTCGGCTCTTGCGCGTCTGCAGGAATTG GTGGAGGACAACGTGAGCGTCCTGCTGCTCAGCGAGCTGGTGTGGGACACGTTCCGGCCAAACACGGGCTGCCTGGAGCCTCTGCTGCTCCACTTCCCCGAATACACCAAAg CCGAGCTGCACCAGATCTTGTCCCGAGATAGTCACCCAACCTATTCCGCCGACTTCTACGCCTCCTACATCCACATCCTGCTGGGCGTCTTCTACGCCGTGTGCCGGGACCTCAGAGAGCTGCGCCACCTG GCCGCACTCAACTTTACTAAATTCTGCGAGCCTGTGGGTGAAGGGAAAG ccACAGAGAGCGACACGCACAAGCTGTGGCGACACGTCGAGCCTCACTTGAAGAAAGCCATGCAAACGGTTTACCTGAGGGAGGTATCTAG CCTCGAATGGGAGAAGATGCAGGAAGTGGAAATGGAAGCAAGCCCTTTAAGAG GTTTGTCTGCTCACAGCCATGTGGAGCTGCCGTTTTATTCCAAGTTCTTGCTGATCGCCGCCTACCTGGCATCCTACAACCCCGCCCGAACGGACAAGCGCTTCTTCGTCAAA CATCACGGCAAAATAAAGAAGACCAACTTCCTAAAGAAGAATGAGAAG ACGAGCAACCACCTGCTGGGCCCCAAACCTTTCCCTCTGGACCGCATGCTGGCCATTTTTTACAGCGTGGTGGACAGCAGGGTGGCGCCCACCGCCAGCATCTTCTCTCAG ATCTCCTCGCTGGTCACCTTGCAGCTGTTGACGCAGGTCAGCCATGCGGACCAGCTGGACGCTCCCAAGTACAAATGCGCCGTCTCCATGGACTTCATCTGCGCTATTTCCAG GACGGTGAACTTTGACATCATCAAGTATCTGTACGACTTCCTGTGA
- the lhfpl3 gene encoding LHFPL tetraspan subfamily member 3 protein — protein MVPGAPNVGSATSMLPASEAAKIYQTNYVRNSRAIGVLWAIFTILFAIVNVVCFIQPYWIGDGADTPQTGYFGLFHYCIGSGLSRELTCQGSFAEFSSIPSGAFKAAAFFIATSMVLVLGCIGCFALFFFCGTGTVYKICGWMQLAAGTCLILGCMIYPDGWDSDEVKRMCGEQTDKYTLGACSLRWAYILAIMGIMDALILSFLAFVLGNRQDSLMADELLLEKSVNNAI, from the exons ATGGTGCCGGGGGCCCCTAACGTGGGTAGCGCCACCAGCATGCTCCCCGCCTCGGAGGCAGCCAAGATCTACCAGACCAACTACGTCCGCAACTCGCGCGCCATCGGCGTGCTGTGGGCCATCTTCACCATCCTGTTCGCCATCGTCAACGTGGTGTGCTTCATCCAGCCCTACTGGATCGGCGACGGTGCAGACACCCCGCAGACGGGCTACTTTGGTCTCTTCCACTACTGCATCGGCAGCGGCTTATCCCGGGAGCTGACGTGCCAGGGCAGCTTCGCCGAGTTCTCCAGCATCCCGTCCGGCGCCTTCAAGGCCGCCGCTTTCTTCATCGCCACGTCCATGGTGCTGGTGCTGGGCTGCATCGGATGCTTCgcgctcttcttcttctgcggCACCGGCACCGTCTACAAGATCTGCGGGTGGATGCAGCTGGCTGCAG GCACCTGTCTGATCCTGGGTTGCATGATCTACCCGGACGGCTGGGACAGCGATGAGGTCAAGCGTATGTGCGGCGAGCAGACGGACAAATACACGCTAGGCGCCTGCTCCCTGCGCTGGGCCTACATACTGGCCATCATGGGCATCATGGACGCCCTCATCCTCTCCTTCCTCGCCTTCGTGCTGGGCAACCGCCAGGACAGCCTCATGGCCGACGAGCTTCTGCTGGAGA AAAGTGTGAACAACGCCATATAA